Proteins encoded by one window of Sorex araneus isolate mSorAra2 chromosome 3, mSorAra2.pri, whole genome shotgun sequence:
- the NR1D1 gene encoding nuclear receptor subfamily 1 group D member 1, which produces MTTLDSNNNTGGVITYIGSSGSSPSGTSPESLYSDSSNGSFQSLTPGCPAYFPPSPTGSLTQDPARTFGSMPPSLSEEGPPPSSSSSSFYNGNPPGGLQVALEDSSRVSPSKNTGNITKLNGMVLLCKVCGDVASGFHYGVHACEGCKGFFRRSIQQNIQYKRCLKNENCSIVRINRNRCQQCRFKKCLSVGMSRDAVRFGRIPKREKQRMLAEMQSAMNLANNQRSGQCPPAGSPTPPPPPGPLGTTPAPLVGFSQFPQQLTPPRSPSPEPTVEDVISQVARAHREIFTYAHDKLGTSPGTFNANHASNSPPASTPHRWESPGGPPATNDNALAAQRHNEALNGLRPAPSSYPPAWPPGPAHHSCHQPNGNGHRLCPTHVYSAPETEAPANSLRQSHSKNILLACPMNMYPHGRSGRTVQEIWEDFSMSFTPAVREVVEFAKHIPGFRDLSQHDQVTLLKAGTFEVLMVRFASLFNVKDQTVMFLSRTTYSLQELGAMGMGDLLNAMFDFSEKLNSLALTEEELGLFTAVVLVSADRSGTENSASVEQLQETLLRALRALVLKNRPLETSRFTKLLLKLPDLRTLNNMHSEKLLSFRVDAQ; this is translated from the exons ATGACGACCCTGGATTCCAACAACAACACAG GTGGCGTCATCACCTACATCGGCTCCAGCGGTTCCTCCCCAAGCGGCACCAGCCCAGAGTCCTTGTACAGCGACAGTTCCAATGGCAGCTTCCAGTCCCTGACCCCAGGCTGCCCTGCCTATTTCCCACCGTCCCCCACTGGCTCCCTCACGCAGGACCCCGCACGCACTTTCGGGAGCATGCCACCCAGCCTGTCGGAGGAGGGCCCCCCTCCTtcttcgtcctcctcctctttctacaATGGAAACCCCCCAGGGGGCCTGCAAGTGGCCCTGGAAGACAGCAGTCGAGTGTCCCCCAGCAAGAACACCGGCAACATCACCA AGCTGAACGGCATGGTACTGCTGTGCAAAGTGTGTGGGGACGTGGCCTCTGGCTTCCACTATGGTGTGCACGCCTGTGAGGGCTGCAAG gGCTTCTTCCGCAGGAGCATCCAGCAGAATATCCAGTACAAGAGGTGTCTGAAGAACGAGAACTGCTCCATCGTCCGCATCAACCGCAACCGCTGCCAGCAGTGCCGCTTCAAGAAGTGTCTGTCCGTGGGCATGTCTCGGGACG CTGTGCGTTTCGGGCGCATCCCCAAGCGAGAGAAGCAGCGGATGTTGGCGGAGATGCAGAGTGCCATGAACCTGGCCAACAACCAGCGGAGTGGCCAGTGCCCGCCGGCCGgctcgcccaccccacccccacccccaggccccctgggcaCCACGCCTGCCCCACTGGTGGGCTTCTCCCAGTTCCCTCAGCAGCTGACGCCCCCCCGCTCCCCAAGTCCGGAGCCCACTGTGGAGGATGTGATTTCTCAGGTGGCCCGGGCCCACCGGGAGATCTTCACCTATGCCCACGACAAGCTGGGCACCTCCCCGGGCACCTTCAATGCCAACCATGCCTCCAACAGCCCTCCGGCCAGCACCCCACATCGCTGGGAAAGTCCGGGTGGCCCCCCGGCCACCAATGACAACGCTCTGGCCGCCCAGCGCCATAACGAGGCCCTGAATGGTTTGCGTCCGGCCCCCTCCTCCTACCCTCCCGCCTggccccccggccctgcccaccaCAGCTGCCACCAGCCCAACGGCAACGGGCACCGTCTCTGCCCCACCCACGTGTACTCAGCCCCAGAAACTGAAGCACCGGCCAACAGTCTCCGGCAGAGCCACTCCAAGAACATTCTGCTG GCGTGCCCCATGAACATGTACCCGCACGGGCGCAGCGGGCGGACCGTGCAGGAGATCTGGGAGGATTTCTCCATGAGCTTCACGCCCGCCGTGCGGGAGGTGGTCGAGTTCGCCAAGCACATCCCCGGCTTCCGTGACCTCTCTCAGCACGACCAGGTCACCCTGCTTAAGGCCGGCACCTTTGAA GTCCTCATGGTGCGCTTCGCGTCCCTGTTCAACGTGAAGGACCAGACCGTCATGTTTCTGAGCCGCACCACCTACAGCCTGCAGGAGCTCGGCGCCATGGGCATGGGCGACCTGCTCAACGCCATGTTCGACTTCAGCGAGAAGCTCAACTCCCTGGCGCTCACCGAGGAGGAGCTGGGCCTCTTCACGGCCGTGGTGCTGGTCTCGGCAG ACCGCTCCGGCACGGAGAACTCCGCATCGGTGGAGCAGCTCCAGGAGACGCTGCTGCGGGCTCTTCGGGCCTTGGTGCTGAAGAACCGGCCCTTGGAGACTTCCCGCTTCACCAAGCTGCTGCTCAAGCTGCCGGACCTGCGGACCCTGAACAACATGCATTCCGAGAAGCTGCTGTCCTTCCGGGTGGACGCCCAGTGA